From one Paeniglutamicibacter psychrophenolicus genomic stretch:
- a CDS encoding glycosyltransferase, whose protein sequence is MIKKLKGFHPWQLAALIGVVLGVVLGAIGGAVELLFLAVLGLGFALLSVCVLVLLFSRQTWRQLKKLSSKVGQVSLESVSPVSFTDASNSGDQRSPAVVMPPRLGLDFEWARRMPHIRPHMETFALRSKSVRVRDSITLAATGGTYRYQGLSELLAVIDLGVIERSKLEFIRQWDESMLLTLARLAANQRALESDMEDAGRIFALVERYFGAKALGRTDRLIYVEVLTETGEFKKQREAIKRFGLKNKFPVQAELLRLNSVCSVDGRISDRWIDELNAMFESKGFATVKLDDDSSLTPLDRLRSSTSNSIDGPLVSVLVPSFRGGELLKTALASLLEQSWCNLEIIVVDDCSGEDYERYLRDAESLSPKIKVIRQTENLGAYCARNAALAIARGEYVTVHDDDDWSHPDKIAIQVKHLQDHPDVPGNMSLHARSTDELKFLRINNNPQFAQPNFSSLMIRRGLFDEIGAWDTVNRGADAEFRDRLVTRFGQGIQAVGEVPMSFTRTRDGSLTAGEMSRGFVDPSRLLYLASYTKWHKTFADNPTEIRRGPQREYAVPTTMEAGKRGADLGTYDVVYATDFRFPGGTTTLTLAEMKAVSLEGKRVGFIQLESPLNKPSTPISEGLLALQSSSRIEQLGLGDIAHAKVLIVRHPTVVTFLDRAVAKITVDQALLIVNNPPVNKGGSGMVFDLNECIKNMDRLFATRTLVVGESALTRTLSLTLVAKTRLVEGTWPGVITSNSIPSLDFSKKPVLGRHSRDHNLKWPSTAATFRAAYVSDSFETQVLGGDQELRKKLGEDVAAGVTVHEYGALEVDEFLGLVDFWAYFHDDNLTESFGMSTAEAMAAGKVVILPKYMEPTFGEGAIYAEPGEVTEVINRYWSNPSLYESQSNAARNYISERYGVRSLMERIEEYSKRESSNAQ, encoded by the coding sequence ATGATTAAGAAACTAAAAGGATTCCACCCGTGGCAACTCGCTGCGCTCATCGGCGTCGTGCTTGGGGTGGTTCTTGGCGCGATCGGAGGGGCTGTAGAGCTACTTTTCTTGGCGGTTTTAGGGTTAGGCTTCGCCCTTCTGTCAGTCTGCGTTTTGGTTCTACTGTTTAGCCGGCAAACTTGGAGACAGCTTAAGAAGCTAAGCTCTAAGGTTGGTCAGGTTTCACTTGAGAGCGTATCTCCTGTCTCTTTCACAGATGCCTCGAATTCTGGCGACCAACGAAGCCCGGCGGTTGTAATGCCACCCCGCCTCGGACTCGATTTCGAGTGGGCTCGACGCATGCCCCACATTCGCCCCCATATGGAGACCTTCGCCCTACGTTCAAAAAGCGTGCGCGTGCGCGACTCGATCACTCTCGCGGCAACCGGCGGTACTTACCGATACCAGGGGTTAAGCGAGCTTCTTGCTGTCATCGATCTTGGGGTGATTGAGCGGTCCAAGCTCGAGTTTATTCGTCAGTGGGATGAGAGCATGCTATTGACACTTGCACGACTCGCTGCAAACCAGCGCGCGCTTGAAAGTGATATGGAAGACGCCGGCCGCATCTTCGCTCTCGTCGAGCGGTACTTCGGCGCCAAGGCTTTGGGCCGAACTGACCGCTTAATCTACGTTGAGGTGCTAACCGAAACCGGTGAATTTAAGAAGCAGCGTGAAGCGATCAAACGGTTCGGATTGAAGAATAAGTTCCCAGTACAAGCCGAACTCCTGCGTTTGAACTCAGTGTGTTCCGTGGACGGCCGAATTAGTGACCGATGGATAGACGAGTTGAACGCAATGTTCGAGAGCAAAGGCTTCGCGACAGTCAAGCTCGACGACGATTCTTCGTTGACGCCGTTGGACCGTCTTCGTTCTTCTACGAGCAATTCCATCGACGGGCCGTTGGTCTCGGTTCTCGTGCCGTCGTTCCGTGGGGGCGAGCTTCTGAAGACAGCGCTCGCTTCGCTTTTGGAACAGTCGTGGTGCAATCTTGAGATCATTGTTGTCGATGACTGTTCCGGTGAAGACTACGAGCGATACCTTAGGGATGCCGAGAGTCTGAGTCCCAAGATCAAGGTTATCCGTCAGACGGAGAACTTGGGTGCATATTGTGCGCGAAACGCGGCCCTGGCGATTGCCAGAGGTGAATACGTGACGGTGCATGATGACGACGATTGGTCGCATCCAGATAAAATAGCGATTCAGGTCAAGCACCTTCAAGACCATCCCGATGTGCCGGGAAATATGTCTTTACACGCGCGGTCCACCGACGAACTCAAGTTCCTGCGAATTAATAACAACCCACAATTTGCTCAGCCAAACTTCTCCTCGTTGATGATTCGCCGAGGTCTATTTGACGAGATCGGTGCGTGGGACACTGTCAACCGTGGGGCGGATGCGGAATTCCGGGATCGCCTTGTAACTAGGTTTGGTCAGGGAATTCAAGCAGTAGGTGAAGTTCCAATGTCCTTTACTCGTACGCGCGATGGTTCGCTGACCGCCGGTGAAATGAGTCGTGGCTTCGTTGATCCGTCGCGGCTGTTGTACTTGGCGAGCTACACTAAATGGCACAAGACGTTTGCTGACAACCCAACGGAAATTCGACGTGGACCCCAGCGTGAGTATGCAGTCCCGACGACCATGGAAGCTGGAAAACGCGGAGCCGACCTGGGAACCTATGACGTCGTCTATGCAACCGATTTCCGCTTCCCCGGGGGGACGACCACGCTTACCCTTGCCGAGATGAAGGCTGTCTCGCTAGAGGGAAAACGTGTAGGTTTCATTCAACTTGAATCGCCGTTGAACAAGCCGTCCACACCAATAAGCGAGGGTTTGTTGGCGCTGCAGTCATCATCCCGCATCGAGCAACTTGGGCTGGGCGATATTGCGCATGCCAAGGTACTCATTGTCCGGCACCCGACTGTTGTAACCTTCTTGGACCGTGCAGTTGCGAAGATTACGGTTGACCAGGCCTTGCTCATCGTCAACAACCCCCCTGTAAACAAGGGTGGGAGCGGCATGGTTTTCGACCTCAATGAGTGCATCAAGAACATGGACCGGCTTTTTGCGACCAGGACCCTGGTTGTTGGAGAATCGGCACTGACCCGGACATTGTCTCTGACATTGGTCGCCAAAACTCGTTTGGTGGAGGGTACCTGGCCGGGCGTAATCACGAGCAACAGTATTCCGTCACTAGATTTTTCCAAAAAGCCGGTTCTGGGGCGTCATTCACGCGACCATAACCTAAAGTGGCCCAGCACTGCGGCTACGTTTCGCGCAGCTTATGTTTCTGACTCGTTTGAAACGCAGGTCTTGGGTGGAGACCAAGAACTGCGAAAGAAGCTGGGCGAAGACGTTGCCGCTGGTGTGACTGTGCATGAGTATGGTGCTTTGGAGGTCGATGAATTCTTGGGACTGGTTGATTTCTGGGCATACTTCCACGACGACAACCTAACTGAATCCTTCGGCATGTCCACGGCAGAAGCCATGGCGGCTGGAAAAGTTGTGATCCTACCGAAGTATATGGAGCCAACATTTGGTGAGGGCGCCATCTACGCCGAGCCTGGCGAAGTTACCGAAGTAATTAATCGATACTGGAGCAATCCATCATTGTACGAGTCTCAGTCGAATGCGGCTCGTAATTACATCTCGGAGCGCTATGGCGTCAGGTCCTTGATGGAGCGCATCGAAGAGTACTCGAAGCGTGAATCCTCCAATGCCCAGTAA
- a CDS encoding nucleotide sugar dehydrogenase, whose product MQKLVVVGQGYVGLPLSQGATHAGLQVTGLELNPAVVKNLNAGISHVDDISNAELSDLIAKGYRASTDPAVIAEADVVVICVPTPLGDAGSPDLGAVIGATKTIRDNLSGETLVVLESTTYPGTTEEVCLPILTENGAKLDEDLFLAFSPERIDPGNPVYGLTNTPKIVGGMSAVSGDRAYAFYDQFIDTVVRSKGAKEAETAKLLENTYRHINIALVNEMSKFCNDLGIDLWDVIDVAKTKPFGFQAFYPGPGVGGHCIPIDPNYLSYSVRKSLGYPFRFVELAEEINNSMPRYVVDRVQDVLNKSAKALNGSKVLLLGVTYKPNIADQRHSPAVPVAEVFFERGADISFHDPKVEEWHVGERTIQRVESLDEAIKDADIVVMLQNHEAYNADELATQSQAFFDTRGVSSSSNAVRL is encoded by the coding sequence ATGCAAAAACTCGTCGTTGTCGGCCAAGGCTATGTAGGCTTACCACTGTCTCAAGGTGCAACTCACGCCGGACTCCAAGTTACTGGATTGGAACTGAACCCCGCAGTAGTGAAAAACCTCAATGCGGGAATATCCCACGTGGACGATATTTCTAATGCCGAATTGAGTGACCTGATCGCGAAAGGTTACCGAGCCAGCACCGACCCCGCTGTGATTGCAGAAGCAGACGTAGTAGTTATCTGCGTACCAACACCATTGGGCGACGCTGGAAGCCCAGATTTGGGTGCAGTCATCGGTGCAACGAAAACGATTCGCGACAATCTCTCTGGCGAAACCCTGGTCGTTCTTGAATCCACGACCTATCCGGGAACAACGGAAGAGGTCTGCCTCCCGATTCTCACTGAGAATGGTGCCAAACTTGACGAGGACTTATTCTTGGCTTTCTCGCCAGAGCGTATTGACCCCGGGAACCCTGTATATGGGCTGACGAACACTCCGAAGATCGTGGGTGGCATGTCTGCTGTATCAGGTGATCGGGCGTATGCGTTTTATGATCAATTCATTGACACAGTCGTTCGGTCGAAGGGGGCAAAGGAAGCAGAAACTGCGAAGCTTCTAGAGAACACTTACCGACATATCAATATTGCATTGGTAAACGAAATGTCTAAATTCTGCAATGATTTGGGAATCGACCTTTGGGATGTTATCGATGTGGCAAAGACCAAGCCCTTTGGATTCCAGGCGTTCTACCCCGGTCCAGGTGTTGGCGGACACTGCATTCCGATCGACCCAAATTACCTTAGCTATTCGGTACGAAAGTCCTTAGGCTATCCATTCCGATTCGTTGAATTGGCCGAAGAGATCAATAACTCTATGCCACGATACGTTGTAGATCGTGTGCAGGACGTTCTGAATAAGAGCGCCAAGGCGCTAAACGGATCAAAGGTGTTGCTGCTCGGTGTAACGTACAAGCCGAACATTGCTGATCAGCGTCACTCTCCGGCAGTTCCTGTAGCGGAAGTATTCTTCGAAAGAGGTGCCGATATTTCTTTCCACGATCCAAAGGTCGAGGAATGGCACGTAGGTGAGCGAACTATCCAACGAGTTGAATCGCTTGACGAAGCAATCAAGGATGCCGATATTGTAGTCATGTTGCAGAACCACGAAGCGTATAACGCGGATGAACTCGCAACTCAGAGCCAAGCCTTCTTTGATACTCGCGGCGTATCATCAAGCTCGAATGCAGTTCGGCTGTAG
- a CDS encoding glycosyltransferase family 4 protein produces MRIQLLTHSFGPEISPPQRRWKAFVQTFLAMDVDVDVVAPNRRGRVIWQPYGALYQSEPSGRFRLHTFPFRISAIRWHTKVLAQFAMVLVMIPKSMFAPRPDLLIATVPALPTLIAGYLISKVRRVPLVVEMRDAWPELLEDSGIVRWKFAERLCVQAIRSIQASASLVITVTPGHAQRLINEGLREVRVVSNGYRFASLPHTRIRHSQASSKLRVLYLGNLGESQGLQEVLDIAAVSQDWMELRIVGQGSASTRLESRAADLGLVDVFVPPVRGEDVLEWYDWADTCVVSLRSDWDSFAYTVPSKLFELAGYGCHITGLVKGEASEIIDKYDLGISVDGDVLAVSRKLRESSTDIKEWKYDPQSMETFRSVYDLESLAVGYHELLTGHLAKIREGRA; encoded by the coding sequence ATGCGCATCCAACTGCTAACACATTCTTTTGGACCCGAAATATCGCCACCTCAGCGCAGATGGAAGGCATTTGTCCAGACATTTCTGGCGATGGACGTCGACGTCGACGTCGTAGCACCAAATCGACGAGGCAGGGTAATCTGGCAACCATATGGTGCCCTCTATCAATCCGAGCCTTCGGGTCGATTCAGACTTCACACATTCCCCTTTCGAATAAGCGCCATTCGCTGGCACACCAAGGTCTTGGCCCAATTTGCCATGGTTCTGGTCATGATTCCCAAGTCCATGTTCGCCCCGCGTCCGGACTTACTCATCGCCACTGTTCCAGCGCTTCCGACGTTGATCGCCGGATACTTGATTTCTAAGGTCAGACGCGTTCCCCTGGTCGTAGAAATGCGAGATGCATGGCCCGAGCTGTTGGAGGATTCAGGAATCGTTCGATGGAAGTTTGCTGAGAGACTATGTGTTCAAGCAATTAGGAGCATTCAGGCATCGGCTTCCCTTGTGATAACAGTGACTCCGGGCCACGCGCAACGGCTGATCAATGAGGGGCTTAGAGAAGTGAGAGTGGTTTCAAATGGTTATCGCTTCGCCTCACTGCCACACACACGGATTCGTCACTCGCAGGCCAGCTCAAAGCTTCGAGTCCTATATCTCGGAAACCTGGGAGAAAGTCAGGGTCTACAGGAAGTTCTGGACATCGCTGCAGTATCCCAAGACTGGATGGAACTAAGAATTGTAGGACAGGGCTCAGCATCGACTCGTTTGGAGTCCAGAGCAGCAGACCTTGGGTTGGTAGACGTTTTCGTTCCACCGGTACGCGGGGAGGACGTGCTGGAATGGTATGACTGGGCGGACACCTGTGTGGTATCCCTTCGCTCGGACTGGGACAGCTTTGCATACACGGTACCGTCAAAGCTGTTCGAGCTGGCTGGCTACGGTTGCCACATTACGGGCCTCGTGAAGGGCGAAGCATCTGAGATAATAGACAAATATGATCTTGGTATCAGTGTTGATGGTGATGTTCTGGCTGTATCACGGAAGTTACGAGAGAGCTCAACCGACATCAAAGAATGGAAATATGATCCACAGTCCATGGAGACGTTTAGATCTGTCTACGACCTGGAATCTTTGGCTGTCGGCTATCACGAGTTGCTGACCGGCCATCTTGCGAAAATCAGAGAAGGACGTGCATGA